One window of Flavobacteriales bacterium genomic DNA carries:
- a CDS encoding META domain-containing protein, which translates to MNKLQLPILVLGGIIVLSAGTCSNKDPDKQHAMSGFAEGKWVLENLNGQEVQVPKGTETPYIATDSTGESISGFAGCNRLSGGVKIAGDSISFPGLLSTRMYCVETQMLENSFLDALRATRTFTVKGDVLTLSSGKELAVLRHRK; encoded by the coding sequence ATGAATAAGCTACAACTCCCCATTCTGGTCCTTGGCGGGATCATCGTTCTCAGCGCTGGCACCTGCTCCAACAAAGATCCGGACAAGCAGCACGCCATGTCAGGCTTTGCGGAAGGCAAGTGGGTCCTGGAAAACTTGAACGGCCAAGAGGTACAGGTCCCGAAAGGGACCGAAACTCCGTACATCGCCACGGACAGCACGGGTGAGAGCATCTCCGGCTTTGCCGGTTGCAACCGACTTTCGGGCGGGGTGAAGATCGCGGGTGATTCCATCTCCTTTCCGGGCCTCCTTTCCACCCGGATGTATTGCGTGGAGACCCAGATGCTGGAGAACAGCTTCCTCGACGCCCTGCGTGCTACACGGACCTTCACGGTCAAGGGCGATGTGCTGACCTTGTCCTCCGGGAAGGAGCTTGCCGTGCTGCGGCATCGCAAATAG
- a CDS encoding T9SS type A sorting domain-containing protein, with translation MKRELSIPGAPAKAWIAKLGPDNFTAIREDHDLVLKLYPNPGTEGFNLNLKERVEQGRIQLHDMQGRLLLDRALDGINVYVPTPNLATGLYAVTIRDRSGKVLQSLRWAKN, from the coding sequence ATGAAGCGCGAGCTTTCTATCCCCGGCGCCCCCGCCAAGGCGTGGATCGCCAAGCTCGGCCCGGACAACTTCACGGCGATACGGGAAGATCACGATCTGGTACTGAAACTCTATCCAAATCCCGGCACGGAAGGTTTCAACCTGAACCTGAAGGAGCGCGTGGAGCAAGGACGGATCCAATTGCACGACATGCAAGGGCGGCTGTTACTGGACCGGGCATTGGACGGCATCAATGTGTATGTGCCCACGCCCAATTTAGCTACAGGCCTGTATGCCGTCACCATCCGCGATCGCAGTGGGAAGGTCCTTCAAAGCCTGCGTTGGGCAAAGAATTGA
- a CDS encoding SAM-dependent chlorinase/fluorinase codes for MAIITLTSDMGTRDHYVAAVKGAILTQYNEAVIVDISHSIAPFNNMHASFVLRNAWPEFPKGTVHIIGVNPEADGQTPHVVVRHGGHYFIGADNGIFSLLFDKKPEEIYELTMKLDTDHLAFPTKNIFVKAACHIARGGTVEVLGRKVNAVREQLNVRPVVMDDTIKGEVIHIDYYGNVVTNITQSLFSSVVKHRNFKISFGRPMHDIRQIHKTYSDVPHGERVAFFGDSGYLEIALNKGVAGAGGGAAQLLGLHVTDVVRLELEAVARTVARA; via the coding sequence ATGGCCATTATCACCCTTACCTCGGACATGGGCACGCGCGACCATTACGTCGCGGCGGTGAAAGGGGCTATTCTCACCCAGTACAACGAGGCCGTGATCGTGGACATCAGCCATTCCATCGCGCCGTTCAACAACATGCACGCGTCCTTCGTGCTGCGCAATGCGTGGCCGGAATTCCCCAAGGGCACGGTCCACATCATCGGCGTGAACCCCGAGGCCGACGGACAGACCCCGCACGTGGTGGTACGCCATGGCGGCCATTATTTCATCGGTGCGGACAATGGCATCTTCTCACTGCTCTTCGACAAAAAGCCGGAGGAGATCTATGAGCTGACCATGAAATTGGACACCGACCACCTCGCCTTTCCCACAAAGAACATCTTCGTGAAAGCGGCCTGCCATATCGCCCGCGGCGGCACCGTGGAAGTATTGGGCCGCAAGGTGAACGCGGTGCGCGAGCAGCTCAATGTGCGCCCGGTGGTGATGGACGACACCATCAAGGGCGAAGTGATCCACATCGACTATTACGGCAACGTGGTCACCAACATCACACAGTCGCTTTTCTCCTCGGTGGTAAAGCACCGGAATTTCAAGATCTCCTTCGGGCGGCCCATGCACGACATCCGCCAGATCCACAAGACTTATTCCGATGTGCCCCATGGTGAACGCGTGGCCTTCTTCGGCGATTCCGGCTACTTGGAGATCGCGCTGAACAAAGGCGTGGCCGGTGCCGGTGGTGGTGCCGCCCAGCTCCTCGGATTGCATGTCACCGATGTGGTACGGCTGGAACTGGAAGCCGTGGCACGAACCGTTGCCCGCGCATGA
- the gldF gene encoding gliding motility-associated ABC transporter permease subunit GldF, with translation MRALISKEINGFLGSLIGHIVIVVFLLLTGLFVWVFTDNVLDKGYADLGTLFYIAPWVFLFLVPAVTMRSFSEERRTGTIELLLTKPITEMQLVLAKYLAAVVLVLLALIPTLVYWYSIGNLAVPAWNIDSGGIWGSYIGLFFLASTFTAIGIFASSLTESQIVAFLIAVFLCFIIHVGFELMADFSVMGGLEGPIKNLGVQQHYDSMSRGVIDLRDVLYFLGVDVIFLLATRTVIQSRTW, from the coding sequence ATGCGCGCACTGATCAGTAAGGAAATAAATGGCTTTCTGGGTTCGCTGATCGGGCACATCGTCATCGTGGTCTTTTTGCTGCTTACCGGCCTTTTCGTGTGGGTGTTCACGGACAACGTGCTGGACAAAGGCTACGCGGACCTCGGCACCCTCTTCTACATCGCCCCGTGGGTCTTCCTCTTTCTCGTGCCGGCCGTCACCATGCGCAGCTTCAGCGAGGAGCGCCGCACGGGCACCATCGAACTGCTGTTGACCAAGCCGATCACGGAGATGCAGCTGGTGCTGGCGAAATACCTCGCCGCCGTGGTGCTGGTGCTTCTGGCGTTGATCCCGACATTGGTCTACTGGTACAGCATCGGCAACTTGGCCGTGCCCGCATGGAACATCGACAGCGGCGGGATCTGGGGCAGTTACATCGGCCTGTTCTTCCTCGCCTCCACCTTCACGGCCATCGGCATCTTCGCCAGCTCGCTCACGGAAAGCCAGATCGTCGCCTTCCTCATCGCCGTCTTCCTCTGCTTCATCATCCACGTCGGCTTTGAGCTGATGGCGGACTTCAGCGTAATGGGCGGCTTGGAAGGGCCGATCAAGAACCTCGGGGTCCAGCAGCACTATGACAGCATGAGCCGCGGGGTGATCGACCTGCGGGACGTGCTGTACTTCCTCGGCGTGGACGTGATCTTCCTGCTGGCCACCCGCACCGTGATCCAAAGCCGCACCTGGTGA
- the dnaN gene encoding DNA polymerase III subunit beta, which yields MKFIVSSSALLKQLQSLQGVLASSNTLAILDNFLFEIDNKKLTVTASDLETTITATMPVEAKDKGSVAIPARLLLDTLKAFPEQPLTFSVDGKHFGIEISSDQGNYKMTGFAGAEFPKSPVLEDPTTFAIPAGTLATAINKTLFATGNDDLRPVMSGIFFELSDEAVRFVATDAHKLVRYTRSDINSPKAASFIVPKKPLTLLKNSLSATNAEVNVEFNENNASFTFDNVRVVCRLIDGKYPNYEAVIPKQNPNKLTIDRQSFLNSIRRVALFSNKTTHQVRLNIAGSQLAISAEDLDFANEANEKLTCNYEGEDMTIGFNSRFLMDMLTNLDSEHVVMEMSAPNRAGILLPSEGNEHGEDVLMLVMPVMLNS from the coding sequence ATGAAATTCATTGTGTCCAGCAGTGCCCTGCTCAAGCAACTGCAAAGCCTGCAAGGCGTGCTCGCCAGCAGCAACACCCTGGCGATCCTCGACAACTTCCTCTTCGAGATCGACAACAAGAAACTCACGGTGACCGCCAGCGACCTGGAGACCACCATCACCGCCACCATGCCGGTGGAAGCCAAGGACAAGGGCAGCGTCGCCATTCCCGCAAGGCTCCTTTTGGATACCCTGAAGGCTTTCCCGGAGCAGCCCCTCACCTTCAGCGTGGACGGCAAGCACTTTGGCATCGAGATCAGCAGCGACCAGGGCAACTACAAGATGACCGGTTTCGCGGGCGCGGAATTTCCGAAAAGCCCTGTGCTGGAGGACCCCACCACCTTCGCCATCCCTGCTGGCACCTTGGCCACGGCCATCAACAAGACCCTCTTCGCCACCGGCAACGACGACCTCCGCCCGGTGATGAGCGGCATCTTCTTCGAACTCTCCGACGAGGCCGTGCGCTTCGTGGCCACCGATGCCCATAAGCTCGTGCGCTACACCCGCAGCGACATCAACTCGCCCAAGGCAGCCAGCTTCATCGTCCCGAAGAAGCCCCTCACCCTGCTGAAGAACTCGCTGTCCGCCACCAATGCCGAGGTGAATGTGGAATTCAACGAGAACAACGCCTCGTTCACCTTCGACAATGTCCGCGTAGTGTGCCGCCTGATCGATGGCAAATACCCCAACTACGAGGCGGTGATCCCCAAGCAGAACCCGAACAAGCTCACCATCGACCGGCAGAGCTTTTTGAATTCGATCCGCCGCGTGGCCCTGTTCAGCAACAAGACCACCCACCAGGTGAGGCTGAACATCGCCGGTAGCCAATTGGCCATCAGTGCAGAGGATCTGGATTTCGCCAATGAGGCCAATGAGAAGCTCACGTGCAACTACGAGGGCGAGGACATGACCATCGGCTTCAACTCCCGCTTCCTCATGGACATGCTGACGAACCTCGACAGCGAGCATGTGGTGATGGAGATGAGCGCACCGAACCGGGCGGGCATCCTGTTGCCCAGCGAAGGCAACGAGCACGGCGAAGACGTCCTGATGCTGGTGATGCCGGTGATGCTGAACAGTTGA
- a CDS encoding antibiotic biosynthesis monooxygenase: MIVRLVKMTFRTGEVARFQELFEGWRHRIIAFPGCKRLELLHDIAEPGIFFTHSEWESAEDLEAYRNSAVFADVWPTVKGLFAARAEAWSLHREHSMNAATTGEPGTPIA; encoded by the coding sequence ATGATCGTCCGGCTGGTGAAAATGACCTTCCGGACCGGGGAGGTGGCGCGTTTTCAAGAACTCTTCGAGGGTTGGCGGCACCGGATCATCGCATTTCCCGGCTGCAAGAGGCTGGAACTGTTGCATGATATCGCCGAGCCGGGCATCTTCTTCACCCACAGTGAATGGGAGTCGGCGGAAGACCTGGAGGCGTATCGCAACTCGGCGGTCTTCGCGGACGTTTGGCCGACGGTGAAAGGGCTTTTCGCGGCCCGCGCCGAGGCATGGTCCTTGCACCGGGAACACAGCATGAACGCCGCAACCACCGGGGAACCGGGAACCCCCATCGCATGA
- a CDS encoding IS5 family transposase, translating into MKKRPSRSLFDEQIKHQKLEQINDVLPRLSKMVNWEAFRAQLDAAFPVRDPKKGGQPPYDRVMMFKAIVLMELYGLSAEALEYQINDRASFQRFLGLEPQHQVPDSTTVRLFAEQLTKAKAMEQLFAAYHARLSAAKLVVNEGKIVDASMVHAPIQHNGRDDREKLEDGKLPENWSSRKKAQKDLDADWTKKHGKSYHGYKNHVKVDAGSKVIDHYVVTPASVSDGKMAWELLDEADQGQGFYGDKGYDWQDVKDGIALAKMKDCVLKQPRKNTPLSEEDELRNKDLSRVRARVEHVFGSMNKQLHGLSVRCIGLARATFRVGLTNLCYNLLRSLHLIPRSSVGSV; encoded by the coding sequence ATGAAGAAGCGACCCTCCCGCAGCCTGTTTGATGAACAGATCAAGCACCAGAAGCTTGAGCAGATCAACGACGTATTGCCGCGCCTGTCCAAGATGGTCAACTGGGAAGCATTCCGGGCACAATTGGATGCGGCCTTCCCTGTGCGTGATCCGAAGAAGGGAGGACAGCCACCCTACGACCGTGTGATGATGTTCAAGGCCATCGTGCTGATGGAACTCTATGGACTGAGCGCCGAGGCCTTGGAATACCAGATCAACGATCGCGCGAGTTTTCAGCGTTTTCTGGGCTTGGAGCCACAGCACCAAGTACCTGATTCCACCACGGTCCGTCTCTTCGCCGAACAACTCACCAAAGCCAAGGCGATGGAGCAGCTCTTTGCCGCGTACCATGCGCGACTAAGCGCTGCGAAGCTGGTGGTCAATGAAGGCAAGATCGTAGATGCCAGCATGGTGCATGCGCCGATCCAGCACAATGGGCGCGATGACCGGGAGAAGTTGGAGGACGGGAAGCTCCCGGAGAACTGGTCCTCGCGCAAGAAGGCGCAGAAGGACTTGGATGCCGACTGGACCAAGAAGCATGGCAAGAGCTACCATGGCTACAAGAACCATGTGAAGGTGGATGCGGGCAGCAAGGTCATCGACCATTACGTGGTCACCCCTGCATCAGTGAGCGATGGCAAGATGGCTTGGGAACTGCTTGATGAAGCCGATCAGGGGCAAGGCTTCTACGGGGACAAGGGCTATGACTGGCAGGACGTGAAGGACGGGATCGCCTTGGCCAAGATGAAGGACTGCGTACTCAAACAGCCCCGCAAGAACACCCCGCTCAGCGAAGAGGACGAGCTGCGGAACAAGGACCTAAGCCGCGTACGCGCACGGGTCGAGCATGTCTTCGGCAGCATGAACAAGCAACTGCACGGACTTAGCGTAAGGTGCATCGGCTTGGCACGTGCAACCTTCCGTGTGGGACTCACCAACCTGTGCTACAATCTCCTGCGCTCCTTGCACCTCATACCCCGCTCATCCGTGGGGAGCGTGTGA
- a CDS encoding tetratricopeptide repeat protein, with protein sequence MKILTALLFSLSLIPALAQPDAETHMMAATAAYDVGKLDSALAEVDRAIAFDPALAKAFKLRGDIHQHKRKYDAAMDDYKASEKLDDTDPRLYVSRSALRITDGNYKAGLRDADKALELDPNDADAWYNRAWALFKGNDEDAALKSVRKALDFQPQFPEALYLSGVIKGARYDEKEGVEEIAEALAMKPSIPGGLMSLAVLLYEDKRYEDAIPKFTEVIANDTTELAGAYYYRADSYYNIGDKDNACLDWSKSMRLGDKDAAFIKRNYCDTDAKKIPKKPKRLPRKTTIEF encoded by the coding sequence ATGAAGATACTTACCGCCCTGCTCTTCTCCCTGTCCCTGATACCCGCCTTGGCACAACCGGATGCGGAGACCCACATGATGGCCGCGACGGCCGCGTACGATGTGGGCAAATTGGACAGTGCCTTGGCGGAGGTGGACCGTGCCATCGCCTTCGACCCCGCATTGGCCAAGGCCTTCAAGCTCCGTGGCGACATCCATCAGCACAAACGGAAATACGATGCGGCCATGGACGACTACAAGGCATCGGAGAAATTGGATGACACGGACCCGCGCCTCTACGTGAGCCGCAGCGCCCTGCGCATCACGGACGGCAACTACAAGGCCGGGCTTCGCGATGCGGACAAGGCCCTGGAACTGGACCCGAATGATGCCGATGCTTGGTACAACCGGGCCTGGGCGCTTTTCAAAGGCAACGATGAGGATGCCGCGCTGAAGAGCGTGCGCAAGGCGCTGGACTTCCAACCGCAATTCCCGGAGGCGCTCTACCTCTCCGGCGTGATCAAAGGCGCCCGGTACGATGAGAAGGAAGGCGTGGAGGAGATCGCGGAGGCATTGGCCATGAAGCCGTCCATCCCCGGCGGGCTGATGAGCTTGGCCGTTCTGCTGTATGAGGACAAGCGCTACGAGGATGCCATCCCGAAATTCACCGAGGTGATCGCCAACGACACCACCGAGCTGGCCGGCGCCTATTACTACCGCGCCGACAGCTACTACAACATCGGCGACAAGGACAACGCCTGCTTGGACTGGAGCAAGAGCATGCGCTTGGGCGACAAGGATGCGGCCTTCATCAAGCGGAACTATTGCGACACGGACGCCAAGAAGATCCCCAAGAAGCCCAAGCGGTTGCCGCGAAAGACGACCATTGAGTTCTGA
- the gldG gene encoding gliding motility-associated ABC transporter substrate-binding protein GldG, with amino-acid sequence MKVSKHTTRKAVGLMELGIGIACVVLVLFIGSFTRVRADLTSEKRYTLTPATKNLVDSLKDVVFVKVYLSGDLPADLQRLSGSLKDLLDEMRVRNPGELQYEFTDPSASVDEKTRNQVYEQLQKEGLQYTSIRTQDKGAQSEVIVWPGAIITYQGKSMPVQLLKSQLRATDAETVNRSINNLEYDMASAIRQITNSFRPRVAFIEGQGELGKLAVQDLTDALSEEYDVSRVRLDGKIDALSVRSEGITFRANNFEAAIVAKPDSLFSEKDRFILDQFIMNGGKVLWAVDAMDPHLDSLRTNQFSMATPLDLGLDQMFFAYGVRINKDLLLDKQCAPIQIYTRPYGDQPKLETLPFPFEPLVLPSSDNPIVSNIDPVHLKLASSIDTIGLDSAHSTILLTTSRYTRVLRNPVRVSLAVVDMNLGLEKNNNPFQPVAVLTQGKFRSAFADRMAMPDSVLKAIGFREWSRSTVQVFISDGDAIANPVDLAKGTYYPLGYERAARAKIFGNREFFINAMNYLLDDKSLISIRSRAIRLHQLDPHRTEVDRSAIQVANVVLPILIGLLGGLAFYLLRKRRYARSR; translated from the coding sequence ATGAAGGTCTCCAAGCACACCACCCGAAAGGCAGTCGGGCTCATGGAGCTCGGCATCGGCATTGCCTGCGTGGTGCTGGTGCTCTTCATCGGCTCTTTCACCCGGGTGCGTGCGGACCTTACTTCCGAGAAGCGCTATACCCTCACACCCGCCACGAAAAACCTCGTGGACAGCCTGAAGGACGTGGTCTTCGTGAAGGTCTACCTCAGCGGGGACCTTCCGGCGGACCTGCAACGGCTCAGCGGCAGCCTGAAGGACCTCTTGGACGAGATGCGCGTGCGCAATCCCGGCGAGCTGCAATACGAATTCACCGATCCCAGCGCCAGCGTAGATGAAAAGACGCGCAACCAGGTATACGAGCAACTCCAAAAGGAAGGGCTGCAATACACCAGCATCCGCACGCAGGACAAGGGAGCGCAGAGCGAGGTGATCGTCTGGCCGGGCGCCATCATCACCTACCAGGGCAAGAGCATGCCCGTGCAACTGTTGAAATCGCAGTTGCGCGCCACGGACGCCGAGACGGTGAACCGCTCGATCAACAACCTCGAGTACGACATGGCGAGCGCCATCCGGCAGATCACCAACTCTTTCCGGCCACGTGTGGCGTTCATCGAGGGGCAGGGCGAGCTCGGGAAATTGGCGGTGCAGGACCTCACCGACGCCTTAAGCGAGGAATATGATGTGAGCCGCGTGCGCTTGGACGGAAAGATCGATGCACTTAGTGTGAGATCAGAGGGCATCACCTTCCGGGCGAACAACTTCGAGGCCGCCATCGTGGCCAAGCCGGACAGCCTGTTCTCTGAGAAGGACCGCTTCATTCTGGACCAGTTCATCATGAACGGCGGGAAGGTGCTCTGGGCCGTGGATGCGATGGACCCGCACTTGGACAGCCTGCGCACCAATCAGTTCTCCATGGCCACCCCCTTGGACCTGGGCCTGGACCAGATGTTCTTCGCATACGGCGTGCGCATCAACAAGGACCTGCTGTTGGACAAACAATGTGCCCCCATCCAGATCTACACCCGGCCATACGGGGACCAGCCCAAACTGGAGACCCTGCCCTTCCCCTTCGAGCCCTTGGTGCTCCCTTCCAGCGACAATCCCATCGTCAGCAACATCGACCCGGTCCACCTCAAGCTCGCCAGCAGCATTGACACCATCGGGCTGGACAGCGCGCACAGCACCATCCTGCTCACCACTTCGCGTTACACCCGCGTCCTGCGCAACCCGGTGCGCGTGAGCTTGGCCGTGGTGGACATGAACCTCGGGCTGGAGAAGAACAACAACCCGTTCCAACCGGTGGCGGTGCTCACCCAAGGCAAGTTCCGGTCCGCCTTCGCCGACCGCATGGCCATGCCGGACAGTGTCCTGAAGGCCATCGGATTCCGCGAATGGAGCCGTTCCACCGTCCAGGTCTTTATCAGCGATGGGGATGCCATCGCCAATCCGGTGGACCTGGCCAAAGGCACCTATTACCCGTTGGGGTATGAACGGGCGGCGCGGGCGAAGATCTTCGGGAACCGGGAATTCTTCATCAACGCGATGAACTACCTGCTGGACGACAAGAGCTTGATCAGCATCCGCTCGCGCGCCATCCGGCTCCACCAGTTGGACCCGCACCGCACCGAAGTGGACCGGAGCGCGATCCAAGTGGCCAATGTGGTGCTGCCCATCCTGATCGGTCTGCTGGGCGGCCTTGCCTTTTACCTGCTGCGCAAGCGGCGCTATGCCCGCTCCCGATGA